Proteins encoded in a region of the Leifsonia sp. PS1209 genome:
- a CDS encoding GNAT family protein, whose protein sequence is MSEAADDPHGATGLPYSAEELRTERLLLRPLNTGDLDDVHEYQKRKDVVRYLYWEVHDHEESAKHLKKRLAMNQLSEDGDGLVYAVELPDPEGGHGRVVGDMSIFLKSKEHGQVEIGWVFHPAVHGRGYATEAAERVLDICFGTLGAHRVFAQLDPRNEASARLCERLGMRQEALLRQNEIFKGEWGDTAIYGLLDSEYRAR, encoded by the coding sequence GTGAGCGAAGCGGCTGACGACCCCCACGGCGCGACAGGGCTGCCGTACTCCGCGGAGGAGCTGCGCACCGAACGGCTGCTGCTGCGCCCGCTCAACACCGGCGACCTCGACGACGTGCACGAGTACCAGAAGCGCAAAGACGTCGTCCGCTACCTCTACTGGGAGGTGCACGACCACGAGGAGTCGGCCAAGCACCTGAAGAAGCGGCTCGCGATGAACCAGCTCTCGGAAGACGGCGACGGCCTGGTCTACGCCGTCGAGCTCCCCGACCCGGAGGGCGGGCATGGCCGGGTGGTCGGCGACATGAGCATCTTCCTCAAGAGCAAGGAGCACGGACAGGTCGAGATCGGCTGGGTGTTCCATCCGGCCGTGCACGGCCGCGGTTACGCGACGGAGGCGGCGGAGCGCGTGCTCGACATCTGCTTCGGCACGCTCGGCGCCCACCGCGTCTTCGCCCAGCTCGACCCCCGCAACGAGGCGTCCGCGCGGCTCTGCGAACGACTCGGGATGCGCCAGGAGGCACTCCTGCGCCAGAACGAGATCTTCAAGGGCGAGTGGGGGGACACCGCGATCTACGGGCTGCTGGACTCGGAGTACCGCGCCCGCTGA
- a CDS encoding glycine--tRNA ligase: protein MAEQSRLDSVITLAQHRGFVFPSGDIYGGTRSAWDYGPLGVELKENIKREWWNAFVRGRGDMVGLDSAIILPTAVWEASGHVKVFSDPLTESLITHKRYRADHLFEAYEAKHGHPPENGLADIPDPDHPDKVGQWTEIRQFSGLMKTYLGVVDDESGVHYLRPETAQGIFTDFAAVLQTARKKPPFGIGQIGKAFRNEITPGNFIFRTREFEQMEIEFFVEPGTDEEWQQTWMDLCWNWFIELGMTPENIRWFEHPKDKLAHYSKRTVDIEYKFNFTGNEWGELMGVANRTDYDLKTHIENSGKDLSYFDQNKNERYVPYVIEPSFGLTRALMAFLVDAYDEEEVPNAKGKTDKRTVLHLDPRLAPVKVAVLPLSRNEALSPLARSLADHLRKRRNVDFDDSGAIGRRYRRQDEIGTPLCVTVDFDSLEDNAVTVRDRDTMQQERIPIDQLDEYLAKRLKEI from the coding sequence TTGGCTGAACAGTCACGACTCGATTCGGTAATCACGCTGGCGCAGCACCGCGGCTTCGTGTTCCCCTCCGGCGACATCTACGGCGGAACGCGCTCCGCCTGGGACTACGGCCCCCTCGGCGTCGAGCTCAAAGAGAACATCAAGCGCGAGTGGTGGAACGCGTTCGTGCGCGGCCGCGGCGACATGGTCGGCCTCGACTCCGCGATCATCCTGCCGACCGCCGTGTGGGAGGCGTCCGGACACGTCAAGGTGTTCAGCGACCCCCTCACCGAGTCGCTCATCACCCACAAGCGCTACCGCGCGGACCACCTGTTCGAGGCGTACGAGGCGAAGCACGGCCACCCGCCGGAGAACGGCCTCGCAGACATCCCGGACCCCGACCACCCGGACAAGGTGGGCCAGTGGACGGAGATCCGCCAGTTCTCCGGTCTGATGAAGACCTACCTCGGCGTCGTCGACGACGAGTCCGGCGTGCACTACCTCCGCCCGGAGACGGCGCAGGGCATCTTCACCGACTTCGCCGCCGTGCTGCAGACGGCGCGCAAGAAGCCGCCGTTCGGCATCGGCCAGATCGGCAAGGCGTTCCGCAACGAGATCACGCCGGGGAACTTCATCTTCCGCACCCGCGAGTTCGAGCAGATGGAGATCGAGTTCTTCGTCGAGCCCGGCACGGACGAGGAGTGGCAGCAGACCTGGATGGACCTCTGCTGGAACTGGTTCATCGAGCTCGGCATGACTCCGGAGAACATCCGCTGGTTCGAGCACCCCAAAGACAAGCTGGCGCACTACTCGAAGCGCACCGTCGACATCGAGTACAAGTTCAACTTCACCGGCAACGAGTGGGGCGAGCTGATGGGTGTCGCCAACCGCACCGACTACGACCTCAAGACGCACATCGAGAACTCGGGCAAAGACCTGAGCTACTTCGACCAGAACAAGAACGAGCGCTACGTCCCGTATGTGATCGAGCCGTCGTTCGGTCTCACCCGCGCGCTGATGGCGTTCCTGGTCGACGCGTACGACGAGGAGGAGGTGCCGAACGCCAAGGGCAAGACCGACAAGCGCACGGTCCTGCACCTCGACCCGCGCCTCGCGCCGGTGAAGGTCGCCGTGCTCCCGCTCTCCCGCAACGAGGCGCTCTCACCGCTGGCCCGTTCGCTCGCCGACCACCTGCGCAAGCGCCGCAACGTCGACTTCGACGACTCCGGAGCGATCGGCCGCCGCTACCGCCGCCAGGACGAGATCGGCACGCCGCTCTGCGTCACGGTCGACTTCGACTCGCTCGAAGACAACGCCGTCACGGTCCGCGACCGCGACACGATGCAGCAGGAGCGCATCCCGATCGACCAGCTCGACGAATACCTGGCGAAGCGCCTCAAGGAGATCTAG
- a CDS encoding alpha/beta hydrolase-fold protein gives MDVLWGIRIIDGPVYATFLVASAAFVLYLLIRKPTPRWIVTALLGMLGGAVVAVALFFLVNALDVFGTPLPRQVAFWLMGTFAALGLALVNLWASHWWRKVLALIGIVIFAITGTLGVNAYYGLDPTLGSLFGISTAGKIDIDQPVNTSAPDPTQPLYETWKPPADMPKKGQQGSQVIPSSGFDARPAGIYLPPAALVKNPPRLPVVIFMMGYPGNPDPEYIGGVLDTYAAEHQGLAPIAVVADQIGTKGDPACEDSSTFGAAETYITKDVPAWIRTHLNVLHSPAAWTIGGYSNGGACAFKYAAEHPDQYGNLLVVSGDEYPGVEIQRQTIDQVFGGSTAAFDAAKPTSILAANPGRYANLTAVFTVGGNDPTFIPGVERNAQAAEAAGMRTTYYVVPGAGHVVDALDGGLTKDFEILYPLLGLSRQ, from the coding sequence ATGGACGTCCTCTGGGGCATCCGCATCATCGACGGACCGGTCTACGCGACCTTTCTGGTGGCGAGCGCCGCCTTCGTGCTGTACCTCCTCATCCGGAAGCCGACGCCGCGCTGGATCGTCACCGCACTGCTCGGGATGCTCGGGGGCGCGGTGGTCGCGGTCGCCCTGTTCTTCCTCGTCAACGCTCTCGACGTGTTCGGGACCCCGCTGCCCCGGCAGGTGGCCTTCTGGCTGATGGGCACGTTCGCCGCGCTCGGGCTTGCGCTGGTGAACCTGTGGGCGTCGCACTGGTGGCGCAAGGTGCTCGCGCTGATCGGGATCGTGATCTTCGCCATCACCGGAACCCTCGGCGTGAACGCGTACTACGGCCTCGACCCGACGCTCGGCTCGCTGTTCGGGATAAGCACGGCCGGGAAGATCGACATCGACCAGCCGGTGAACACGTCGGCGCCCGACCCCACGCAGCCGCTGTACGAGACGTGGAAGCCGCCGGCGGACATGCCGAAGAAGGGTCAGCAGGGCAGTCAGGTCATCCCGTCCAGCGGGTTCGACGCCCGGCCGGCTGGCATCTACCTGCCGCCCGCCGCCCTGGTGAAGAACCCGCCACGGCTACCCGTGGTGATCTTCATGATGGGCTACCCGGGCAACCCGGACCCGGAGTACATCGGCGGCGTGCTCGACACGTACGCCGCCGAGCACCAGGGGCTCGCTCCGATCGCGGTCGTCGCCGACCAGATCGGCACGAAGGGCGACCCGGCGTGCGAGGACTCGAGCACGTTCGGCGCGGCGGAGACGTACATCACCAAGGACGTCCCCGCCTGGATCCGGACGCACCTCAACGTGCTCCACTCGCCGGCGGCGTGGACCATCGGCGGGTACTCCAACGGAGGGGCGTGCGCGTTCAAGTACGCGGCCGAGCATCCGGACCAGTACGGCAACCTGCTGGTGGTCTCGGGCGACGAGTACCCCGGCGTCGAGATCCAGCGGCAGACCATCGACCAGGTGTTCGGCGGGAGCACCGCGGCGTTCGACGCGGCCAAGCCGACCTCGATCCTCGCGGCGAACCCCGGACGGTACGCGAACCTGACGGCGGTGTTCACGGTCGGCGGCAACGACCCGACCTTCATCCCCGGCGTGGAACGGAACGCGCAGGCCGCCGAGGCCGCCGGGATGCGCACGACCTACTACGTCGTCCCGGGCGCCGGCCACGTGGTCGACGCGCTCGACGGCGGCCTGACCAAGGACTTCGAGATCCTCTACCCGCTTCTCGGATTGAGCCGACAGTGA
- a CDS encoding DUF2156 domain-containing protein, which translates to MSTTDTQTTTAPDAPDARSRKGRRPPAPFWQAVIRYAGVAPASIALTLIVIVTSIVTGTMWSPATGGDQTMLWAAGVGPTIDSGYWWTPLTALFVPEDPAQLVIVVVLALTLLATAERLIGTLRASIAFLATGVVGITLGVLLQWSAASFGEIWATTTEFDFTLDPTVGIIGALITASAFASALWRRRIRLLTFAVVLMFVLYNGDQNNVFRLIAALLGLGLGTLLRPGTVKRIRRSSHAETRNLIAALVAITAIGPLVALLPPGGFGPLSFVSALFEHKQVDAQTVLAQCDKDFTANCRLDLALVSVDGIGPLLLSLLPLVLLIVTAIGLRRGRRFALILGFVVNAAMIVLPFTALPAGNLSIDANDIEDLAPAIELLFWVAAAFIVPVASIILLIVTRRQFQIRAPRAAIVRFAIIIVSAFVILAISYLIAGLASLTEFVPDATIGEVFASALRRFVPAGFESITGTVIVPTSAFVSILYQWVGPVFWAVFVLATLQLYRATATGRTVGDEVRFRELLKRGGGGTLGFMGTWPGNVYWFSEDREAAVAYRVINGIAITLSDPVCAPERAERTIAEFVSFCDANSWVPVFYSVHGEYLPVFDALGWQYMSVGEETLMHPQTFDMAGKPWQKVRQAHNRGIKENITTLWTTWDELPPILATQITAMSEQWVSEKELPEMGFTLGALEELKDPDVALYLALDPDGGLQAITSWLPSYRDGRVVGYTIDFMRRGDASIPGIMEFIIASAALRMQGEGIEVLSLSGAPLATKPVVDGEASADPTTMDRLLGFLGRTLEPAYGFASLFKFKSKFNPTYETIYMAYPDPVALPAIGSAIGKAYLPDAHAREYLALARTLMK; encoded by the coding sequence ATGAGCACCACCGACACACAGACCACGACAGCCCCGGATGCGCCGGATGCGCGCAGCAGGAAGGGCCGCAGACCGCCCGCGCCGTTCTGGCAGGCGGTCATCCGCTACGCCGGGGTGGCCCCGGCGAGCATCGCGCTCACCCTGATCGTCATCGTCACCTCGATCGTCACCGGCACGATGTGGAGTCCGGCCACCGGCGGAGACCAGACGATGCTGTGGGCGGCGGGCGTCGGCCCGACCATCGACTCCGGATACTGGTGGACGCCGCTGACGGCGCTGTTCGTGCCGGAGGACCCGGCGCAGCTGGTGATCGTCGTCGTGCTCGCGCTCACCCTCCTGGCGACGGCCGAGCGACTCATCGGGACGCTGCGGGCGAGCATCGCCTTCCTCGCCACCGGCGTGGTCGGGATCACACTCGGTGTGCTGCTGCAGTGGTCGGCCGCCTCGTTCGGCGAGATCTGGGCGACGACCACCGAGTTCGACTTCACGCTCGACCCGACCGTCGGCATCATCGGTGCGCTCATCACGGCGAGCGCGTTCGCCTCGGCACTGTGGCGGAGACGCATCCGGTTGCTGACGTTCGCGGTCGTGCTGATGTTCGTGCTCTACAACGGCGACCAGAACAACGTCTTCCGCCTGATCGCTGCCCTGCTCGGCCTGGGCCTCGGAACGCTGCTGCGGCCGGGCACGGTCAAGCGCATCCGGCGCAGCTCCCACGCTGAGACGCGCAACCTGATCGCCGCCCTCGTCGCGATCACCGCCATCGGCCCTCTGGTGGCGCTGCTGCCGCCCGGCGGGTTCGGGCCGCTCTCGTTCGTGAGCGCACTGTTCGAGCACAAGCAGGTGGATGCGCAGACCGTCCTCGCCCAGTGCGACAAGGACTTCACGGCCAACTGCCGCCTCGACCTCGCGCTCGTCTCCGTCGACGGGATCGGCCCACTGCTGCTCAGCCTGCTGCCCCTGGTGCTGCTGATCGTCACCGCCATCGGGCTGCGGCGCGGACGGCGGTTCGCGCTGATCCTCGGCTTCGTGGTCAACGCGGCCATGATCGTGCTGCCGTTCACCGCCCTGCCCGCCGGAAACCTCAGCATCGACGCCAACGACATCGAAGACCTCGCACCGGCCATCGAGCTGCTGTTCTGGGTGGCCGCGGCCTTCATCGTGCCCGTCGCGTCGATCATCCTGCTGATCGTCACTCGCCGACAGTTCCAGATCCGGGCGCCGCGGGCCGCCATCGTGCGGTTCGCGATCATCATCGTCAGCGCGTTCGTGATCCTCGCGATCTCGTACCTGATCGCCGGCCTGGCGTCGCTCACCGAGTTCGTGCCGGACGCGACCATCGGGGAGGTGTTCGCGTCGGCGCTGCGCCGGTTCGTCCCCGCCGGGTTCGAGTCGATCACCGGCACCGTGATCGTTCCGACGTCGGCGTTCGTCAGCATCCTGTACCAGTGGGTGGGGCCGGTGTTCTGGGCGGTGTTCGTGCTCGCGACGCTGCAGCTGTACCGGGCGACGGCGACCGGGCGCACGGTCGGAGACGAGGTGCGCTTCCGCGAGCTGCTCAAGCGCGGAGGCGGAGGAACCCTCGGCTTCATGGGCACCTGGCCGGGCAACGTCTACTGGTTCAGCGAGGACAGGGAGGCGGCCGTCGCGTACCGGGTCATCAACGGCATCGCGATCACCCTCTCCGACCCCGTCTGCGCCCCGGAGCGCGCAGAGCGCACCATCGCCGAGTTCGTCTCGTTCTGCGACGCCAACAGCTGGGTGCCGGTGTTCTACAGCGTGCACGGCGAGTACCTGCCGGTGTTCGACGCGCTGGGCTGGCAGTACATGTCTGTCGGCGAGGAGACCCTGATGCACCCGCAGACCTTCGACATGGCCGGCAAGCCGTGGCAGAAGGTGCGGCAGGCGCACAACCGCGGCATCAAAGAGAACATCACCACCCTGTGGACCACGTGGGATGAGCTTCCGCCCATCCTCGCCACCCAGATCACTGCGATGAGCGAGCAGTGGGTCTCCGAGAAGGAACTCCCGGAGATGGGCTTCACCCTCGGAGCGCTCGAGGAGCTGAAAGACCCGGACGTCGCGCTCTACCTCGCGCTCGATCCGGACGGCGGGCTGCAGGCCATCACCAGCTGGCTGCCCAGCTACCGGGACGGCCGGGTGGTCGGGTACACGATCGACTTCATGCGGCGCGGGGACGCATCCATCCCGGGCATCATGGAGTTCATCATCGCGTCGGCGGCGCTCAGGATGCAGGGAGAGGGCATCGAGGTGCTGAGCCTGTCCGGTGCTCCCCTCGCGACGAAGCCCGTCGTCGACGGAGAGGCTTCGGCGGACCCGACCACGATGGACCGGCTGCTCGGCTTCCTCGGCCGCACGCTCGAACCGGCGTACGGGTTCGCGTCGCTGTTCAAGTTCAAGAGCAAGTTCAACCCGACCTACGAGACGATCTACATGGCTTACCCGGACCCGGTGGCTCTGCCTGCGATCGGGAGCGCGATCGGCAAGGCGTACCTCCCGGATGCGCACGCCCGCGAATACCTGGCGCTCGCCAGGACGCTGATGAAGTGA